A portion of the Anoxybacillus gonensis genome contains these proteins:
- a CDS encoding glutamate ABC transporter substrate-binding protein has product MFKTVWKKMIGLGLVAMLSATALVGCSSETTTENKNSNKSEEKAAETTLDKIKERGKLVVGVKYDLNLFGLKNPQTGEVEGFDIDIAKGLAKKILGDENKIELKEVTSKTRIPMLNNGEIDAIIATMTITEERKKEVDFSDVYFMAGQSLLVKKDSNINGIADVNKKGVTVLTAKGSTSAQNIRAKAPEATVLEFENYAEAFTALKAGQGDALTTDNALLFGMAKQDPNFRVVDETFSEEPYGIAVRKGDKELLDVINEYLKEIKANGEYDKIYEKWIGEKPKQ; this is encoded by the coding sequence ATGTTCAAAACCGTTTGGAAAAAAATGATTGGGCTTGGGCTTGTCGCCATGCTCAGCGCCACTGCCTTAGTCGGCTGCAGCAGCGAAACAACAACAGAAAACAAAAATAGCAACAAATCAGAAGAAAAAGCAGCAGAAACCACGTTGGACAAAATTAAGGAACGCGGAAAATTAGTCGTCGGCGTCAAATACGACCTCAACCTTTTCGGCTTAAAAAATCCGCAAACGGGCGAAGTAGAAGGCTTTGACATTGATATTGCGAAAGGATTAGCGAAAAAAATTCTCGGCGATGAAAACAAAATTGAGCTAAAAGAAGTAACATCCAAAACGCGCATTCCGATGCTAAACAACGGCGAAATTGACGCGATTATCGCGACAATGACGATTACCGAAGAGCGGAAAAAAGAAGTTGACTTCTCCGACGTCTATTTCATGGCGGGCCAATCGCTACTCGTCAAAAAAGACAGCAACATTAACGGGATTGCTGATGTAAACAAAAAAGGCGTGACGGTATTAACGGCAAAAGGCTCTACTTCCGCACAAAACATTCGGGCAAAAGCGCCAGAAGCAACTGTGCTAGAATTTGAAAACTACGCCGAAGCGTTTACAGCGCTAAAAGCAGGACAAGGCGATGCGCTCACGACAGACAATGCGTTGTTGTTTGGAATGGCAAAACAAGATCCAAACTTCCGCGTCGTTGATGAAACGTTCTCGGAAGAGCCGTATGGAATTGCGGTTCGCAAAGGCGATAAAGAATTATTAGACGTCATTAACGAATACTTAAAAGAAATTAAAGCAAACGGCGAATACGATAAAATTTACGAAAAATGGATTGGCGAAAAGCCAAAACAATAA
- a CDS encoding PTS sugar transporter subunit IIA: protein MTVAVLAKENIVLGADVKTKEQAIQLAGRILVERGYVEESYIDKMFEREALTSTYMGNFVAIPHGTEEAKKLVKQAGLSIVQVPNGVDFGGGNIVKVLIGIAGKDNEHLEILSKVAIVCSEEENIQKMIEATTEDEILALLNEVE from the coding sequence ATCACAGTGGCAGTTTTAGCAAAAGAAAATATTGTACTAGGTGCAGATGTAAAAACGAAAGAACAAGCGATTCAATTAGCAGGACGTATTTTAGTTGAACGAGGGTACGTAGAGGAGTCTTATATCGACAAAATGTTTGAGAGAGAAGCATTAACTTCAACATATATGGGGAATTTTGTAGCGATTCCGCACGGTACGGAAGAAGCAAAAAAACTTGTGAAACAAGCCGGTTTATCAATTGTTCAAGTGCCGAACGGCGTTGATTTTGGAGGAGGAAATATCGTCAAAGTTTTAATCGGTATTGCAGGTAAAGATAATGAGCATTTAGAAATTCTTTCGAAAGTTGCAATTGTATGTTCAGAAGAAGAAAACATTCAAAAAATGATTGAAGCAACGACTGAAGATGAGATTTTAGCACTATTAAACGAGGTGGAGTAA
- a CDS encoding amino acid ABC transporter permease: MDFVGAYAPAHLKFLLEGFVVTLEVAFLSIFFSFLIGIIIGVLRYSRIPFLSPVLAVGVETIRNLPLLLIIFFTYFALPEVGFKLDKFYAAILALVIFESAMLSEIVRSGLNSIEKGQIEAARSSGLTYTQTLWHIVLPQALRRMVPPIVGQFISLLKDTSLAVVIALPELMNHAQIINGQNVNYVIPIFLLVAVMYFVVNYSLSLVSRRLEHKHT, translated from the coding sequence ATGGATTTTGTCGGTGCATATGCTCCTGCGCATTTGAAGTTTTTATTGGAAGGATTTGTTGTTACTCTTGAAGTTGCCTTTCTCTCCATTTTCTTTAGTTTTCTCATTGGTATTATCATCGGCGTGCTACGGTATAGCCGTATTCCTTTTCTTTCTCCAGTACTTGCGGTCGGGGTGGAGACGATTCGGAACTTGCCGCTGTTATTAATTATTTTCTTTACGTACTTTGCGCTCCCTGAAGTCGGATTCAAACTTGATAAGTTTTATGCTGCGATTTTAGCGCTCGTCATTTTCGAATCAGCGATGCTATCAGAAATTGTGCGGAGCGGGCTGAATTCAATTGAAAAAGGACAAATCGAAGCCGCACGGTCATCGGGACTCACCTATACACAAACGCTATGGCATATCGTTTTGCCACAAGCGTTGCGCCGCATGGTTCCTCCGATTGTCGGGCAGTTTATTTCGCTTTTGAAAGATACATCGCTTGCTGTCGTCATCGCCTTGCCGGAATTAATGAACCATGCCCAAATTATTAACGGCCAAAACGTCAACTATGTCATTCCTATTTTCCTATTAGTTGCCGTCATGTACTTTGTCGTCAACTACTCCCTTTCGCTCGTTTCGCGAAGACTGGAGCATAAACATACGTAA
- a CDS encoding sensor histidine kinase gives MRERILPILLLIIATAFFGEMKVNPFGSSFRFSLGSAVFFFGLIWFRTVPVIWTGVLTGLFISLFRTSIDLLMNDESFSDHFLSHLPAACYYLAFAFFVHLCRIRTYMELPIHVALLGASIDFASNIIELFVRHLMGEMIAVTHETIFMLLLFGILRSFCVVGLYNILMLQQMQTLGEARRQELERLVMMNASLYEEAFYLRKSMSHMEDITRKSYELYTTLMDGKRVEPRTALYIAEHVHEVKKDSQRILAGLSELMNQEQRDLRLSIAELCGMVIRANQKYAESLKKEIAFQFTCDLDLSTKYVYALLSVLNNLVANAVEAIPLSGWIQLRAELDGSDLVFTVTDSGPGIPEDERDWVFELGFTTKYDENGNPSTGIGLTHAKEIVHSFNGNIRLTTDENGQTQFQIHIPSKQL, from the coding sequence ATGCGCGAACGGATACTACCAATCTTGCTTCTCATCATAGCAACCGCTTTTTTCGGAGAAATGAAAGTGAATCCGTTTGGAAGTTCGTTTCGGTTTTCGCTCGGAAGCGCCGTTTTCTTTTTCGGGCTTATTTGGTTTCGAACCGTGCCAGTAATATGGACAGGAGTGCTCACAGGTCTTTTTATTTCTCTATTTCGGACAAGCATCGACCTACTGATGAACGACGAATCTTTTAGCGATCATTTTCTTTCTCATCTTCCGGCTGCATGCTATTATCTCGCTTTTGCATTTTTTGTTCACCTATGCCGCATTCGCACTTATATGGAATTGCCTATTCATGTCGCGTTGCTCGGGGCAAGCATTGATTTCGCCTCTAATATTATCGAACTGTTTGTCCGTCATCTAATGGGCGAAATGATTGCTGTCACGCATGAAACGATTTTTATGCTTCTTTTGTTCGGAATTTTGCGAAGCTTTTGTGTTGTTGGACTATACAACATTTTGATGCTTCAACAAATGCAAACGTTAGGAGAAGCCCGGCGGCAAGAACTCGAACGGCTCGTGATGATGAACGCCAGCCTCTATGAAGAAGCATTTTATTTGCGCAAATCAATGAGCCATATGGAGGACATTACACGCAAAAGCTACGAGCTATACACAACGTTAATGGACGGGAAAAGGGTTGAACCGCGCACTGCGCTTTATATCGCGGAACATGTGCACGAAGTCAAAAAAGACTCCCAGCGCATTTTAGCTGGTCTGTCAGAATTAATGAACCAAGAACAGCGTGATTTGCGCCTGTCGATTGCTGAGCTTTGCGGTATGGTCATTCGCGCGAATCAAAAATACGCGGAATCGTTAAAAAAAGAAATTGCTTTTCAATTCACGTGCGATCTCGACTTATCGACTAAGTACGTCTACGCCCTTCTTTCTGTCTTAAATAATTTAGTCGCCAATGCGGTAGAGGCAATCCCCTTATCCGGGTGGATTCAGCTTCGCGCTGAACTTGATGGCAGCGACCTCGTCTTTACCGTCACTGATTCCGGTCCTGGAATACCGGAAGACGAGCGCGATTGGGTGTTTGAGCTTGGGTTTACAACCAAATACGATGAGAACGGCAACCCATCCACTGGCATCGGGCTAACGCACGCGAAAGAAATTGTTCATAGTTTCAATGGAAACATACGATTAACAACCGACGAAAATGGCCAAACGCAATTTCAAATACACATTCCTAGCAAACAATTATAA
- a CDS encoding two-component system sensor histidine kinase NtrB, with product MKRLFAIYVTLISLLGCALFLYTWPFSDVNVQNEWFLLLLFAGAVALLDRYLICLPPSGNSFTLESSIYLSLLFVFGLKYTLTVLILGGFIVYFTHLRKMAWWKHVFNFSVYTIMICSAYYVYIVFGGIVGDISSSYLFAYVFCFLTYFILNAILMSIYFSLHSSVNFIVVLINTVKEVVYIYAVTMIVSLILSILFYFDPLFGLFLYTFIMLLLSSTFHQYSRLYEKLEDDKVYIEQLLNSLPVGLITIDNSKSNSFINNSATTLLGLDKKEIKQLVEQERKSEKNSYFWGIMTRCDPFQQVKVSYERDGKEKIFLVSQSNLHNLYGEIIGRTIFFLDITEMEQLTKRIHQSEKLALMGEMAAKAAHEIRNPLAVIHGFLAFMNENLHERDREQYHIPLLLKEIDRINAIVEDMLLIAKPSAPVMKEAYIETIVQDVLSLFQQTLEAKNIRVHVRLDHVPLQLDSKQMMQVLYNLLHNSIEAMEEGGTICIYSDVDETYNMYMYDSGSGIPTHMQETIFEPFITTKSSGTGLGLTIVKRIIENHGGTIALHDSSEQGTTFVIKLPIRR from the coding sequence ATGAAACGATTATTTGCGATATATGTGACGCTCATCTCGCTGCTTGGATGTGCATTATTTTTATATACATGGCCGTTTTCGGACGTGAACGTACAAAACGAATGGTTTTTGTTATTGTTGTTTGCTGGGGCTGTAGCATTGCTAGATCGGTATTTAATATGTCTGCCACCTAGCGGTAATTCATTTACATTAGAATCATCCATTTATTTGTCTTTACTTTTTGTTTTTGGATTGAAATATACACTAACCGTCTTAATATTGGGGGGCTTTATTGTATATTTTACTCATCTTCGCAAAATGGCTTGGTGGAAACATGTATTTAATTTTTCCGTCTATACGATTATGATATGCAGCGCTTATTATGTTTACATTGTATTTGGAGGGATAGTTGGAGATATATCTTCCAGTTATTTGTTTGCTTATGTATTTTGTTTCCTTACCTACTTTATTTTAAATGCCATACTCATGTCTATATATTTTTCCCTTCATTCATCTGTAAATTTTATTGTTGTATTAATTAATACGGTAAAAGAGGTTGTATATATTTATGCTGTTACAATGATAGTATCTCTCATATTATCTATTTTGTTTTATTTTGATCCATTATTTGGTCTGTTTTTATATACATTTATTATGTTACTGCTTTCTTCAACTTTTCATCAGTATTCTCGACTATATGAGAAATTAGAAGACGATAAAGTATACATTGAGCAATTACTCAATTCATTGCCTGTTGGTTTGATCACAATCGATAATTCAAAGTCGAACAGTTTTATTAATAACTCTGCAACTACATTACTTGGTTTAGATAAGAAAGAAATTAAACAATTAGTTGAACAAGAAAGAAAAAGTGAGAAAAATTCTTATTTTTGGGGTATTATGACCCGTTGTGATCCGTTTCAACAAGTAAAAGTATCATATGAAAGAGATGGAAAGGAAAAAATATTTTTAGTGTCGCAATCGAATTTGCATAATTTATATGGTGAAATAATAGGTAGAACGATTTTCTTCCTCGACATCACTGAAATGGAACAGCTAACGAAGCGAATACATCAATCGGAAAAGTTGGCGTTAATGGGGGAAATGGCGGCAAAGGCAGCGCATGAAATTCGCAATCCGCTTGCGGTTATTCACGGTTTTTTAGCGTTTATGAACGAAAATTTACATGAACGCGATCGCGAACAATATCATATTCCACTTTTATTAAAAGAAATTGATCGCATCAACGCGATTGTGGAAGATATGCTTCTTATCGCAAAACCGAGCGCCCCCGTGATGAAAGAAGCGTATATAGAAACGATCGTTCAAGATGTTCTTTCTCTTTTTCAACAAACGTTAGAGGCGAAAAATATACGCGTGCACGTGCGCCTTGATCACGTGCCGTTACAGCTTGATTCAAAACAAATGATGCAAGTGTTATACAATTTGCTTCACAACAGCATCGAAGCGATGGAAGAAGGCGGAACGATTTGCATATATTCCGATGTCGATGAAACGTACAACATGTACATGTACGACTCTGGAAGCGGCATTCCGACACATATGCAGGAGACGATTTTTGAACCATTTATCACAACGAAGTCATCAGGGACCGGATTAGGATTAACGATCGTCAAACGAATTATTGAAAACCATGGCGGAACGATTGCGCTTCACGACAGCTCGGAACAAGGAACGACGTTTGTTATTAAGCTACCCATTCGACGGTAG
- a CDS encoding amino acid ABC transporter permease translates to MLDYSILIEHWDMYMQGFANTLKASVLALIGSLAIGTVMAVFRIAPIRPLNWIGAAYVEFIRNIPLILIVFVFFVGLPAIGIRFDSFTAGTLGLTVYTAAFIAEVIRAGILAVPKGQMEAARSSGLTYLQAMWHVILPQAVKIVIPPMGNQFINLVKNSSVLGVIAGLDLMYFGDLISSETFVTFDVYIFVALFYLLLTIPLSLGVGALERRLAKSR, encoded by the coding sequence GTGCTTGACTATTCGATTCTTATCGAACATTGGGATATGTATATGCAAGGGTTTGCCAATACATTAAAGGCGAGTGTCCTTGCGTTAATCGGCAGTTTAGCGATCGGAACGGTAATGGCCGTTTTTCGCATCGCACCCATTCGCCCATTAAACTGGATTGGCGCTGCCTATGTCGAATTTATTCGCAACATCCCGCTCATTTTAATTGTATTCGTCTTTTTTGTCGGGTTGCCTGCAATCGGCATTCGCTTTGATTCATTCACTGCCGGCACGTTAGGGTTAACTGTTTACACGGCGGCATTTATTGCCGAAGTCATCCGCGCGGGCATTCTTGCCGTTCCGAAAGGACAAATGGAAGCTGCGCGCTCATCGGGACTGACGTATTTGCAGGCGATGTGGCATGTGATTTTGCCACAAGCAGTAAAAATCGTCATCCCGCCAATGGGCAACCAATTTATTAACCTCGTTAAAAACTCATCGGTTCTCGGGGTCATCGCTGGGCTTGATTTGATGTATTTCGGTGACTTAATTTCGTCAGAGACGTTTGTCACATTTGATGTGTATATTTTCGTTGCCTTATTTTATTTACTTTTAACAATTCCATTAAGTTTAGGCGTTGGCGCATTAGAACGCCGCCTAGCAAAAAGTCGATAA
- a CDS encoding YnfA family protein, protein MLAVMLFILAGLAEIGGGYLIWLSLRESKPAWYGLVGGVILIVYGIIPTLQQFPSFGRIYAAYGGVFVVLSVLWGWGIDRKTPDLYDWIGSAVCLLGVLIILWGPRN, encoded by the coding sequence ATGTTGGCAGTGATGTTATTCATTTTAGCAGGGCTTGCAGAAATTGGCGGCGGCTATTTAATCTGGCTTTCGTTGCGCGAATCAAAGCCGGCTTGGTACGGATTAGTTGGGGGAGTGATTTTGATCGTTTACGGCATCATTCCGACGTTGCAGCAGTTTCCGTCATTTGGGCGGATTTATGCGGCATACGGTGGCGTGTTTGTCGTTTTATCTGTTTTATGGGGATGGGGAATTGATCGAAAAACTCCTGATCTTTATGACTGGATCGGCTCAGCCGTATGCTTGCTTGGTGTGCTGATTATCTTATGGGGGCCGAGGAACTAA
- a CDS encoding ISL3 family transposase, translating to MLSIPLGLPEFKVIKQELLSYGYAIHVEKTETQERCPHCGFATSSVHDRRTRKVRDLAIFHQPVYLFVKVKRYRCWNCSQVFSASLESIQPNQHYTNRFCEYLYELCEGSTIQEVSRKHRIPYTTLERIYYSIASKKAKERQTAIEASSQEEMVLSLDEIAVKKGHQYETVLMDAKAGSVMGMHADRQCNSAIHLLSQNVLSKEMVQTVILDMWEPYHKAVRALFPSASIVIDKYHVVQKVTQALDQARKECSPLKKARYLLLKGCEKLRKDQRLRLDDILEEYPALSIAYYLKELFRDFYRTDGYNEAKERLEEWIQLAKQSPFASFQEAANTLERWKEPILSYFLCPYTNARIEGTNHKIKNIKRRAYGYRNLERFRLRVFLECTGNTTGSQAA from the coding sequence GTGCTTTCTATACCACTAGGATTGCCAGAATTTAAAGTGATTAAACAAGAACTTCTTTCCTATGGTTATGCGATTCATGTAGAGAAAACAGAGACACAGGAACGTTGCCCTCATTGTGGTTTTGCCACTTCCTCTGTCCACGACAGACGGACAAGAAAAGTACGGGATTTGGCGATTTTCCATCAACCGGTGTACTTGTTCGTAAAGGTAAAGCGCTATCGGTGCTGGAATTGTTCCCAAGTGTTTTCCGCCTCTTTGGAATCGATTCAACCCAATCAACACTACACCAATCGATTTTGTGAGTACTTGTATGAACTTTGTGAAGGCTCCACCATTCAAGAGGTTAGCCGAAAGCACCGCATCCCATATACGACATTGGAACGCATCTATTACTCCATCGCATCGAAAAAAGCAAAAGAGCGTCAAACAGCGATCGAAGCATCTTCTCAAGAAGAGATGGTGCTGAGCTTAGATGAAATCGCGGTAAAAAAGGGACATCAGTATGAAACCGTATTGATGGATGCCAAAGCCGGATCGGTCATGGGAATGCATGCCGATCGCCAATGTAACTCCGCCATCCACTTGTTGAGTCAAAATGTCCTGTCGAAAGAAATGGTCCAAACGGTGATTCTTGACATGTGGGAACCTTATCATAAGGCGGTTCGTGCCCTGTTTCCATCTGCTTCGATTGTCATCGATAAGTACCATGTGGTTCAAAAAGTGACACAAGCCTTGGATCAAGCAAGAAAGGAATGTTCTCCATTGAAAAAGGCTCGATATCTTCTCTTAAAAGGCTGTGAAAAGCTTCGTAAGGACCAACGGCTTCGATTAGACGATATCTTGGAGGAGTATCCGGCACTTTCCATTGCTTATTATCTGAAAGAGTTGTTTCGGGATTTTTACCGAACCGATGGATATAACGAAGCAAAGGAACGCTTGGAAGAATGGATTCAGTTAGCCAAACAGAGCCCTTTTGCTTCTTTTCAGGAAGCAGCCAACACGCTTGAAAGGTGGAAGGAGCCTATTCTTTCCTACTTTTTGTGCCCATATACCAATGCCCGGATCGAGGGGACGAATCACAAGATCAAAAACATCAAACGCCGGGCATATGGCTATCGAAATCTAGAACGGTTTCGTTTGCGTGTATTTCTGGAGTGTACAGGGAACACTACAGGTAGTCAGGCTGCTTAA
- a CDS encoding mannitol-1-phosphate 5-dehydrogenase, translating into MLAVHFGAGNIGRGFIGSLLSQSGYDVVFVDVNDKVVQALQQRGQYEVIIAGETTETQVVRHVSALHSQHQRNEIIDQIARADLVTTAVGPNVLPLISQTIAEGLQKRITVCSQPVHVIACENMIGGSEYLKKYVWEHLSEQEQASLKDKCAFLNCAVDRIVPNQSHDDPLTVVVEPFFEWVIETKEVIGDIPHMIGAHFVDDLQPYIERKLFTVNTGHAIVAYLGYRKKYETIHQAMADGDILSDVTNALRESGRVLVHQYGWNEAEHQAYIEKIVQRFVNPSMTDEVTRVARSPIRKLGPNDRLIRPAMKYYECFGEVPTSLAKGIAALLLFDYEGDEEAVQLQQTIKESGVEGALETYAKLPSDHPLAVEIKKQMLYM; encoded by the coding sequence ATGTTAGCTGTCCATTTTGGAGCAGGAAATATAGGAAGAGGATTTATCGGAAGTTTATTATCTCAGTCAGGGTACGATGTTGTGTTTGTTGATGTAAACGATAAAGTTGTACAAGCGCTTCAACAAAGAGGGCAATATGAAGTGATCATCGCGGGAGAGACGACAGAAACACAAGTTGTTCGCCATGTATCAGCATTGCATAGTCAACATCAAAGAAATGAAATTATCGATCAAATTGCGCGTGCTGACTTAGTGACAACAGCTGTTGGACCAAATGTGTTACCGCTTATTTCACAGACAATTGCAGAAGGATTGCAAAAAAGAATAACGGTATGTTCTCAACCTGTACATGTTATTGCTTGTGAAAACATGATTGGTGGTAGTGAGTATTTAAAGAAATATGTATGGGAACATTTATCAGAACAAGAACAAGCATCTTTAAAAGATAAATGTGCATTTTTAAACTGTGCAGTCGATCGTATCGTCCCAAATCAAAGTCACGACGATCCGTTAACCGTTGTCGTTGAGCCGTTTTTTGAATGGGTCATTGAAACGAAAGAAGTGATTGGAGATATTCCACACATGATTGGAGCCCATTTTGTTGATGATTTACAACCATACATCGAAAGAAAATTGTTTACTGTGAATACAGGTCATGCGATCGTTGCTTATTTAGGATATCGTAAAAAATATGAGACGATCCATCAAGCGATGGCAGACGGTGATATTTTATCGGATGTGACAAACGCTTTACGTGAATCAGGGCGAGTACTTGTTCATCAATACGGTTGGAATGAAGCTGAACATCAAGCGTATATTGAAAAAATTGTTCAACGATTTGTCAATCCTTCCATGACAGATGAAGTAACACGAGTAGCTCGTTCGCCAATTCGTAAACTCGGACCAAACGATCGGCTCATTCGCCCAGCGATGAAATATTATGAATGCTTTGGAGAAGTTCCTACATCTTTAGCCAAAGGAATCGCGGCATTGTTGTTATTTGATTATGAAGGGGATGAAGAAGCAGTACAACTTCAACAAACGATAAAAGAAAGCGGAGTAGAAGGAGCACTTGAAACGTACGCGAAGCTCCCGTCTGATCATCCACTTGCGGTAGAAATCAAAAAACAAATGCTTTATATGTAG
- a CDS encoding amino acid ABC transporter ATP-binding protein, whose product MIYFHQVNKHYGDFHVLKDINLTIQQGEVVVIIGPSGSGKSTLVRCINRLETITSGELIVDGVKVNDKNTDINKLRRNIGMVFQHFNLYPHKTVLQNITLAPMKVLGVPEQEAKETAMYYLEKVGIPDKANAYPTALSGGQQQRVAIARGLAMKPKIMLFDEPTSALDPETIGEVLDVMKTLAREGMTMVVVTHEMGFAREVADRIVFMDQGRILEEAPPEQFFANPREERARLFLSRILNH is encoded by the coding sequence TTGATCTATTTTCATCAAGTGAATAAACATTACGGAGACTTTCACGTCTTAAAAGATATTAATCTCACTATCCAACAAGGTGAAGTCGTCGTGATTATCGGGCCGTCCGGTTCTGGAAAAAGTACGTTAGTTCGCTGCATTAACCGCCTAGAAACAATTACAAGCGGCGAACTGATTGTCGATGGCGTGAAAGTAAACGATAAAAACACCGATATTAACAAACTGCGCCGCAATATCGGCATGGTTTTTCAACATTTTAACTTATATCCACACAAAACCGTCTTGCAAAATATTACATTGGCACCGATGAAAGTGCTCGGCGTGCCAGAACAAGAAGCAAAAGAAACAGCCATGTATTATTTGGAAAAAGTTGGTATTCCTGATAAGGCGAACGCCTACCCGACAGCGCTTTCCGGAGGCCAACAGCAGCGCGTCGCTATCGCTAGAGGACTAGCGATGAAACCGAAAATTATGCTGTTTGACGAACCGACTTCCGCGCTTGACCCAGAAACGATTGGCGAGGTGCTCGATGTCATGAAAACGCTTGCAAGAGAAGGAATGACGATGGTTGTCGTCACCCACGAAATGGGATTTGCTCGGGAAGTCGCTGATCGCATCGTCTTTATGGACCAAGGGAGAATTTTGGAAGAAGCACCACCAGAACAGTTTTTTGCCAATCCGCGCGAAGAACGGGCGCGCCTGTTTCTCAGCCGGATTTTAAATCATTAA
- a CDS encoding response regulator, which produces MHFFLIEDDAVVRKMLEKIIHESGLGEVVGQAEDGLDVSIDQLYAVDVVLIDLLMPGLDGIQTMKKLRAQGFTGPFIMISQVENKEMIGQAYLHGIDTYIHKPINRYEVVSVLKRVADYLSVASSLDSIRRLLQTLEKTKQPLATHEATTEQKARQLLLVLGIAGEAGAADLLAIMRWLSEQEQQGRSIHDLPPLKELYAQIVRRVYKEEQLVQKEIRAMEQRIRRMVLQAFTHLSSLGLADYTNPTFEHFAPRLFDFEEIRLRMQELEAGEKATKCRINVKKFLTAFYMEIKNM; this is translated from the coding sequence ATGCACTTTTTTCTAATTGAAGATGATGCGGTTGTAAGAAAAATGTTAGAAAAAATTATTCATGAAAGCGGACTTGGAGAAGTCGTGGGACAGGCTGAGGATGGGCTAGATGTATCGATCGATCAGCTATATGCTGTCGATGTCGTGCTTATCGATTTACTTATGCCAGGGCTTGATGGCATTCAAACGATGAAAAAGCTGCGGGCGCAAGGGTTTACCGGCCCATTTATCATGATTTCCCAAGTAGAAAATAAAGAAATGATTGGGCAAGCGTATCTTCACGGCATCGATACATATATCCATAAACCGATTAACCGTTACGAAGTCGTCTCGGTTTTAAAACGAGTCGCCGACTACCTTTCTGTCGCTTCATCGCTTGACTCCATCCGCCGCCTATTGCAAACGCTAGAAAAAACGAAACAACCTCTCGCCACCCATGAAGCGACGACCGAACAAAAGGCACGGCAGCTTCTTCTCGTCTTAGGCATCGCTGGCGAAGCGGGGGCAGCCGATTTATTAGCCATTATGCGCTGGCTTTCGGAACAAGAACAACAAGGGCGATCGATTCACGACTTGCCGCCATTGAAAGAGCTATATGCCCAAATAGTGCGACGTGTGTATAAAGAAGAGCAACTTGTGCAAAAAGAAATACGCGCGATGGAACAGCGCATCCGCCGTATGGTGCTACAAGCGTTTACACACTTATCGTCACTCGGGTTAGCCGATTACACCAACCCGACATTTGAGCATTTCGCCCCACGCCTGTTTGATTTTGAAGAAATTCGCCTGCGCATGCAAGAGTTAGAAGCTGGGGAAAAAGCAACAAAATGCCGAATTAACGTAAAAAAATTTTTAACTGCCTTCTATATGGAAATAAAAAATATGTAG